One Methanolobus sp. WCC4 DNA segment encodes these proteins:
- a CDS encoding glycosyltransferase family 4 protein produces MHSRTGDAIHVSELSMNLAALENKVSLLASFDSPSNNDLNFLTNNKNVILVPFIRSKGKYFKSRNLSLLLQCFKLAKEAHPDIIYERNFSCKIGSILSFLLGIPLIVEINGVMDEEMLLKNGFIFRKKAIVSNWLKKIFYRSASTIIAVSPMIKEKMIDTYHIESSKVEVVPNGADVDLFSPLDKNIARRKLGLDSNLKYLCFVGNLASWQGLDFLVSSAPFILEQEPDIRFLIVGDGVMRNELESMTNDNNTVDMFVFTGNVPFKDVPLYINSSDICIALFNEGRKCSPLKVFEYLACGKPVIITDLGGDTEIFRGIDSVFFLESRQPKSLADLISHVLPHVDNQKRVIEARNFIVEKYAWENTAQRVVDICNKAMRNKY; encoded by the coding sequence TTGCACTCAAGAACCGGGGATGCGATACATGTTTCTGAATTATCGATGAATCTGGCAGCTTTAGAAAACAAAGTTTCTCTCCTAGCTTCTTTTGATTCTCCTTCCAACAATGACCTAAATTTTCTTACAAATAACAAAAATGTGATATTAGTTCCGTTTATAAGATCAAAAGGAAAATATTTTAAATCTAGAAACCTAAGTCTATTATTACAGTGTTTTAAATTAGCTAAAGAAGCTCATCCAGATATAATCTATGAAAGAAATTTCTCATGTAAGATTGGTTCCATACTAAGTTTTTTATTAGGAATTCCACTAATCGTTGAGATTAATGGTGTCATGGATGAAGAAATGTTATTGAAAAATGGCTTTATCTTCCGAAAAAAGGCAATTGTTTCAAATTGGTTGAAAAAGATTTTTTATAGGAGTGCAAGTACTATTATTGCAGTATCTCCAATGATAAAAGAAAAAATGATTGATACTTATCACATCGAAAGCTCAAAAGTAGAGGTTGTTCCAAATGGAGCAGATGTTGATTTGTTCTCACCACTGGACAAAAACATTGCTCGAAGAAAGCTAGGATTAGATTCTAACTTAAAGTATCTATGTTTTGTTGGAAACCTTGCTTCATGGCAAGGTCTTGATTTTCTTGTTAGTTCAGCACCATTCATATTGGAACAAGAGCCTGACATCAGATTTTTGATAGTAGGAGATGGTGTCATGCGTAATGAGTTGGAAAGCATGACTAATGATAACAATACAGTTGATATGTTCGTATTTACGGGAAATGTTCCTTTCAAGGATGTTCCACTTTACATAAATTCAAGTGACATCTGCATTGCTCTGTTCAACGAGGGCCGCAAATGTTCCCCACTAAAAGTATTTGAGTACTTGGCCTGTGGTAAACCTGTTATAATCACCGATCTTGGTGGAGATACTGAAATATTTCGTGGAATTGATTCTGTATTCTTCCTTGAATCAAGACAACCAAAAAGTCTGGCAGATTTGATATCTCATGTTCTTCCACATGTTGATAATCAAAAACGTGTAATCGAAGCAAGAAATTTCATTGTTGAGAAGTATGCATGGGAAAACACTGCTCAAAGAGTTGTTGATATTTGCAACAAAGCCATGAGGAATAAATACTGA
- a CDS encoding glycosyltransferase, whose protein sequence is MTNKSLVDCDLSVVVIARNEEDMIATCIESVLTSVKNAHDAGIIGSSELILADSASTDRTIEIAKRYPIKIVQLDQKWPLSASAGRYIGFLNSIGRYVYFMDGDCTMDEQWFSKSIPYLKDERIGGLEGIEAEYVSSNSLLQTMVESSSSKTETVIETDFVGKALFKREVLEEVGPYNPYLIGGEDRDISYRVCSAGYLLLRLPFNAVTHFWAKKEGNLSLKRYLQSVYVWSKGDGQAFRYTYKDSDMFYRHILRYVNTFYLKVYGLIFLLVSFTYMNILAFILSSESIASFLIAVFIDLILMGFAGLYMVIRKKGGQWKEFLFSFHMIPYVLVRHYGFIVGFLKFPKDPKNYPTNAMLIKD, encoded by the coding sequence ATGACAAATAAATCCTTGGTTGATTGTGATCTATCTGTGGTTGTCATCGCACGAAATGAAGAAGATATGATAGCTACCTGTATAGAATCAGTACTTACTTCTGTAAAGAATGCTCATGATGCTGGTATAATAGGGTCAAGTGAATTGATCTTGGCTGATTCTGCTTCTACTGACAGGACAATAGAGATTGCGAAAAGATATCCTATTAAGATTGTCCAGTTAGACCAAAAATGGCCTCTTTCGGCATCTGCTGGACGCTACATCGGCTTTCTCAATTCCATTGGGAGATATGTTTATTTTATGGATGGAGATTGTACGATGGATGAGCAGTGGTTTTCCAAGTCGATTCCATATTTAAAAGATGAACGAATTGGTGGTCTCGAAGGTATTGAAGCTGAATATGTAAGCAGTAACTCTCTATTGCAGACAATGGTGGAGTCCTCTAGTTCAAAAACAGAAACGGTTATAGAAACTGATTTTGTAGGTAAGGCATTGTTTAAGAGAGAGGTATTGGAAGAAGTTGGACCATACAATCCTTATTTAATAGGTGGGGAAGATCGCGATATTTCATATAGGGTATGTTCTGCCGGATATTTGTTGCTTAGACTTCCTTTTAATGCTGTAACTCATTTCTGGGCAAAAAAAGAAGGGAATCTGAGTCTGAAGAGATATTTACAATCAGTCTATGTATGGAGCAAAGGGGATGGTCAGGCTTTCCGCTACACTTATAAAGACAGCGATATGTTCTACAGGCACATCTTGAGATATGTCAATACATTTTACTTGAAGGTTTACGGCCTGATTTTTCTGCTTGTTTCTTTCACTTACATGAATATACTGGCATTTATTTTATCTTCAGAATCAATTGCTTCTTTTCTAATTGCAGTATTTATTGACTTAATACTTATGGGCTTTGCAGGATTATATATGGTTATTCGCAAAAAGGGAGGACAGTGGAAAGAATTCCTTTTTTCATTCCATATGATTCCTTATGTACTTGTACGTCATTATGGGTTTATCGTGGGTTTTTTGAAGTTTCCAAAAGATCCCAAGAACTATCCTACAAATGCAATGCTTATAAAAGATTAA
- a CDS encoding EpsG family protein: MNKGFGDDPDSWRIAVSAFYLKNTGVYFPSRFPGYPFPEYLNSVLINYGWFATNTLTMIITLISIYAFGKILLELNVKNKGILFLTYAFVPLIWINSTNTMDYMWAMCFIMLSICTLLESRYVLSAALFGLAIGSRSTSLLLLPAILFYIYGQYSHKKIKRFIGEYVVVVGIVSTIVYTPLFLKYGFTFITYYPTNYTLIEHIERFGYNIYDSIGLISISYILFYVVKFKSTFSNEIHSENKQVIFYLIAIVPFLLLYAKVPYDAGYLIPTVPFILLFLEKIGNDKHILILSLLLVSNSIFAIGDIDATNKEEINIKIIGEGLVLDNANDRVTNIEITNEIIDFDMKNSVFIVRSYLPYIEMTYLANSANGTISHSVIDGYYYDESKNRYYVYRLSENQIREYVLKNYTIYYLENCILEDDLDYDLRMYEAKLLEITNE; encoded by the coding sequence TTGAATAAAGGATTTGGTGACGACCCGGATTCATGGAGAATTGCAGTATCAGCATTTTATCTGAAAAATACAGGTGTATATTTTCCATCTCGTTTTCCGGGATATCCATTTCCTGAATATTTAAATTCTGTACTTATTAATTACGGTTGGTTTGCAACAAATACCCTTACAATGATAATCACCCTGATTTCTATATATGCTTTTGGGAAAATTCTGTTGGAACTCAATGTCAAAAATAAAGGTATATTGTTTTTAACATACGCTTTTGTTCCCCTTATATGGATCAACAGTACAAATACTATGGACTATATGTGGGCAATGTGCTTCATCATGCTTAGCATTTGCACTTTGCTAGAAAGCAGATATGTGCTTTCAGCAGCTTTGTTTGGCCTGGCTATTGGTTCCAGGTCAACTTCATTATTGTTGCTACCAGCAATTTTGTTCTACATTTATGGCCAATATTCCCACAAAAAGATTAAGAGATTTATTGGAGAATACGTAGTAGTTGTTGGTATTGTATCAACAATAGTATACACACCACTGTTTTTAAAATATGGATTTACCTTTATTACTTATTATCCAACAAATTATACATTAATAGAGCACATTGAACGTTTTGGTTACAATATTTATGATTCTATTGGCCTAATATCTATTTCTTATATTCTATTTTATGTTGTTAAGTTCAAATCTACTTTTTCTAATGAAATTCATTCAGAAAATAAACAAGTTATATTTTATTTAATTGCTATTGTACCATTTTTACTGCTTTATGCAAAAGTACCGTATGATGCAGGTTATTTGATACCTACAGTACCATTTATTCTTTTATTTTTGGAGAAAATAGGAAACGATAAACACATCCTGATACTCAGTCTATTATTGGTATCAAACTCAATATTCGCAATTGGAGACATTGATGCAACCAATAAAGAAGAAATTAATATTAAAATCATTGGAGAGGGTTTAGTTCTTGATAATGCAAATGATAGAGTTACAAATATAGAAATTACCAATGAAATAATCGATTTTGATATGAAAAATTCAGTATTTATTGTTAGAAGCTACTTACCTTATATAGAGATGACTTATTTGGCGAATTCAGCAAATGGAACAATTAGTCATTCTGTCATCGATGGGTATTATTATGATGAATCTAAAAATAGATATTATGTATACAGATTATCTGAAAATCAGATAAGGGAA
- a CDS encoding glycosyltransferase family 4 protein: MHKMIKILFLYDEPRTFILQDLAILKDYYDVVPLKYSGKKDIPLIAWYILITDINFSWFALGYASVAVFFSKLFRKKSVVVAGGWDVASVPEINYGAMQTPKRRRKTKFTLDHADRILAVSESTKKEVLSWSPDSKVAVVYNGINPTLYVPNDQKKKIVLTVGGVSWSTVYKKGLETFVKAAKYMQDTEFVLAGKHFDDAHEYLESISTPNVRFTGYIPSDDLRKLYQDAKVYVQVSAHESFGCSLAEAMLCECVPVATERAALTEVVGDVGYYVDYNDPEGTAQAIKEALSSNKGLDARSRIEKLYPRERRKDKIIEIIEGFSQESL; encoded by the coding sequence ATGCATAAAATGATTAAGATTTTGTTCCTTTATGATGAACCTCGAACCTTCATACTTCAGGATTTAGCTATATTGAAGGATTATTATGATGTTGTACCTTTAAAGTATAGTGGTAAGAAAGATATTCCACTTATTGCTTGGTATATTCTGATAACAGACATTAATTTTTCCTGGTTTGCACTAGGGTATGCATCTGTAGCTGTTTTTTTCTCAAAATTATTTCGTAAAAAATCAGTTGTTGTTGCTGGCGGATGGGATGTGGCTAGTGTTCCCGAGATAAACTATGGTGCGATGCAAACACCAAAACGTCGGAGGAAAACAAAGTTTACATTGGATCATGCAGACCGAATTCTCGCAGTATCGGAATCTACTAAAAAAGAAGTACTAAGCTGGAGTCCGGATAGTAAAGTTGCAGTTGTCTATAATGGAATAAATCCTACGTTATATGTCCCCAATGATCAGAAAAAGAAAATTGTTCTTACTGTAGGTGGTGTTAGTTGGAGCACAGTTTACAAAAAGGGTCTGGAAACCTTTGTCAAGGCTGCAAAATACATGCAAGATACGGAATTTGTATTGGCGGGGAAGCATTTCGATGATGCACATGAATATTTGGAATCAATATCCACTCCAAATGTAAGATTCACTGGATACATTCCATCTGATGATCTACGCAAATTATATCAGGATGCTAAAGTATATGTTCAGGTGTCTGCTCATGAATCTTTTGGATGTTCGCTGGCTGAAGCAATGCTTTGCGAATGTGTACCGGTTGCAACAGAAAGGGCAGCTCTAACAGAAGTTGTAGGTGATGTAGGGTATTATGTGGATTACAATGACCCTGAGGGAACAGCTCAAGCAATAAAAGAAGCATTATCATCTAACAAAGGTCTGGATGCTAGATCTCGAATAGAAAAATTATATCCCAGAGAGAGACGAAAAGATAAAATAATAGAGATCATTGAAGGTTTTTCTCAGGAAAGTCTTTAA